One Streptomyces sp. V4I8 genomic window carries:
- a CDS encoding WD40 repeat domain-containing protein codes for MFDVLGETPTDQVITGHEGSVTHIDLVVGHPQGRLLVTAGADDTVRLSSLATGGPVRALLTNGFAAASLGVRRVGRQWIVAVVTTDGQLHRIDLDSGRPIGLPQRVDAGPSVRLEIFDLGPNVCVSVQGNAHGLQLYDMVTGDRLGGQVLRQFATALCRVGDTLCVGGSDGIIGIWPTAHAADSVRVTAHEGRVLALGEIRGTSGVSAVLSVGEDNQIRCWDLVRRHELWRRRVLSPGPWEVPLVGCATIGRTADGRDFVATGEHGGRVRILVLRDGLPVAEQEFTVTDIVTALATGRVRGRDVLVVGTDSGRIVCWDVGAGRMFVYGPLPESPRWTTALALDPDGSGRLAVGGFDGTVREWSLPACRPLGSPPRPAHRGGVCGLAYTPTGLVGFGADARLVSYRGGARSRCCPWRCGTRVFPGSSTRTGTFVSASTTSPEGRSATSRARPPVTGRPRTPSCTRCGAPAVCWSSCPSGMT; via the coding sequence GTGTTCGACGTTCTCGGCGAGACACCGACGGATCAGGTGATCACGGGCCATGAAGGTTCGGTCACCCATATCGATCTGGTGGTGGGCCATCCCCAGGGCCGCCTGCTCGTCACCGCCGGGGCGGACGACACCGTCCGGCTCTCCTCCCTCGCCACGGGCGGCCCCGTCCGCGCACTCCTCACGAACGGCTTCGCCGCCGCCTCGCTCGGTGTGCGCCGGGTCGGCCGGCAGTGGATCGTCGCCGTGGTCACGACCGACGGGCAACTGCACCGCATCGATCTGGACAGCGGACGCCCGATCGGTCTTCCGCAGCGCGTCGACGCGGGCCCGTCCGTCCGGCTGGAGATCTTCGACCTGGGCCCGAACGTCTGTGTCTCCGTCCAGGGCAACGCACACGGACTCCAGTTGTACGACATGGTGACCGGGGATCGCCTCGGCGGGCAGGTCCTGCGACAGTTCGCGACCGCACTGTGCCGGGTGGGCGACACGCTCTGCGTCGGTGGCTCGGACGGGATCATCGGGATCTGGCCCACGGCCCACGCCGCGGACTCGGTCCGTGTCACGGCCCACGAGGGCCGCGTCCTCGCCCTGGGGGAGATCCGCGGCACGTCCGGCGTCTCCGCCGTCCTCAGCGTCGGTGAGGACAACCAGATCCGCTGTTGGGACCTGGTACGGCGGCACGAACTGTGGCGACGCCGGGTCCTCAGTCCCGGCCCCTGGGAGGTTCCGCTGGTCGGCTGCGCGACGATCGGACGCACGGCTGACGGCCGGGATTTCGTCGCCACGGGTGAGCACGGCGGACGGGTCAGGATCCTCGTCCTGCGCGACGGGCTCCCGGTCGCCGAGCAGGAGTTCACCGTCACCGACATCGTCACGGCCCTGGCCACCGGGCGCGTCCGGGGCCGGGACGTGCTGGTCGTCGGCACCGACTCGGGCCGGATCGTCTGCTGGGATGTCGGCGCGGGCCGCATGTTCGTGTACGGGCCGCTTCCCGAGTCGCCGCGGTGGACCACAGCCCTGGCCCTCGACCCCGACGGCTCGGGGCGGCTGGCGGTCGGCGGCTTCGACGGGACGGTGCGCGAGTGGTCGCTGCCGGCCTGCCGGCCTCTGGGCAGCCCGCCCCGCCCCGCGCACAGGGGCGGGGTGTGCGGGCTGGCGTACACCCCGACAGGGCTCGTCGGCTTCGGTGCCGATGCCCGGCTGGTCTCGTACCGCGGTGGGGCGCGCAGTCGCTGCTGTCCCTGGCGGTGTGGGACGCGGGTCTTCCCCGGTTCCTCTACCCGGACGGGGACGTTCGTGTCTGCATCCACGACATCGCCCGAGGGCCGCTCGGCGACCAGCCGTGCTCGGCCCCCGGTGACGGGGAGACCGAGGACGCCGAGCTGCACGCGGTGCGGTGCGCCGGCCGTCTGCTGGTCCTCATGCCCGTCCGGGATGACGTGA
- a CDS encoding caspase family protein — protein MRAADAGGSVRRFLIAAAVTDVRAHPEAERPELADDVRRIEDLCLGELGYVRGTRLGLDPTRDQLLRALREFATDPDRGPEDYVVLYLATHGVTAEGSGRHYLLLTDSDARDLRGTALPTEDLVAQLWEDTAIERLLVLIDACYAEEGAATALGAALEARRFREPVTEHGSTGLVLISSSRRKEETYTGALSAAFDRAVRRQATAGNAPAHISLEHVMAAIRGDPEVPRVQRPVWSLTNATGGIPGSATP, from the coding sequence GTGCGGGCGGCTGACGCCGGTGGCTCCGTGCGCCGCTTCCTGATCGCAGCTGCCGTAACCGACGTAAGGGCGCACCCCGAGGCCGAACGCCCCGAACTCGCCGACGACGTGCGCCGGATCGAAGACCTCTGTCTCGGCGAACTCGGCTACGTCCGGGGCACCCGGCTCGGCCTCGACCCGACCCGCGATCAACTCCTGCGTGCCCTGCGCGAGTTCGCCACCGACCCCGACCGCGGCCCCGAGGACTACGTGGTCCTCTACCTGGCCACGCACGGCGTCACGGCCGAGGGCAGCGGCCGGCACTACCTGCTCCTCACCGACAGCGATGCCCGCGATCTGCGCGGCACCGCCCTGCCCACCGAGGACCTCGTCGCCCAGCTCTGGGAGGACACCGCGATCGAGCGGCTGCTGGTGCTGATCGACGCCTGCTACGCGGAGGAGGGGGCCGCCACCGCCTTGGGCGCGGCGCTCGAAGCCCGTCGCTTCCGGGAACCGGTCACCGAGCACGGCAGCACCGGACTCGTCCTCATCTCCTCCTCCCGCCGCAAGGAGGAGACCTACACCGGCGCCCTGTCCGCCGCCTTCGACCGGGCCGTGCGCCGTCAGGCCACCGCCGGGAACGCGCCGGCTCACATCAGCCTCGAACACGTCATGGCGGCCATCCGCGGCGACCCCGAGGTGCCGCGCGTCCAGCGCCCCGTGTGGTCGCTCACCAACGCCACCGGCGGCATCCCTGGTTCAGCCACACCCTGA
- a CDS encoding TetR family transcriptional regulator, which produces MKTVPHPETLRRAPVQRRSAERLTRILDACADLLDEVGYDDLSTRAVAQRAGVPIGSVYRFFGNKRQMADALAQRNLERYTARVTERLKGAGDGGWQVAMDAVLDEYLAMKRTAPGFSLVDFGNQIPVGARGEPNTRVADRLTDLLSGYLAREPDDDLRRTFLIAVETADTLVHLAFRMAPEGDERIIEEAREMLRAYLARVLD; this is translated from the coding sequence ATGAAGACCGTGCCCCACCCAGAAACGCTACGCCGGGCGCCCGTGCAGCGGCGCAGCGCCGAACGGCTCACCAGGATTCTCGACGCCTGCGCCGACCTCCTCGACGAGGTCGGCTACGACGACCTGAGCACCCGGGCCGTCGCCCAGCGCGCCGGCGTCCCCATCGGCTCCGTCTACCGGTTCTTCGGCAACAAGCGCCAGATGGCCGACGCCCTCGCCCAGCGCAACCTCGAGCGCTACACCGCCCGCGTCACCGAGCGCCTCAAGGGTGCCGGTGACGGCGGCTGGCAGGTGGCGATGGACGCCGTGCTCGACGAGTACCTCGCCATGAAGCGCACCGCGCCCGGCTTCTCCCTCGTCGACTTCGGCAACCAGATCCCCGTCGGCGCCCGGGGCGAGCCCAACACCCGCGTCGCCGACCGCCTCACCGACCTGCTCTCGGGCTACCTCGCCCGTGAACCGGACGACGACCTGCGCCGCACCTTCCTCATCGCCGTCGAAACCGCCGACACCCTGGTCCACCTCGCCTTCCGCATGGCCCCGGAGGGCGACGAGCGGATCATCGAGGAGGCGCGGGAGATGCTGCGGGCGTATCTGGCACGGGTGCTGGACTGA
- the hmgA gene encoding homogentisate 1,2-dioxygenase, with protein MSDGGTSRPSVFERGAARKAAEGLTYLSGFGNEHSSEAVPGALPEGRNSPQRAPLGLYAEQLSGTAFTEPRAHNRRSWLYRIHPSAAHPAFTRTDNGAIRTAPFTDSVPDPNRLRWNPLPEPAPGTDFLAGLWTLGGNGDATQRAGMAVHLYHANSSMDRVFSDADGELLIVPERGGLLLHTEFGLLHVEPAHVALVPRGVRFRVELLDDSARGYVCENYGAPFQLPDLGPIGANGLANARDFQAPVAAYEDVEGPVEVVNKFCGNLWTATYDHSPLDVVAWHGNHVPYVYDLRRFNVIGTISYDHPDPSIFTVLTSPSDTPGLAGVDFVVFAPRWLVGEDTFRPPYFHRNVMSEYMGLVEGAYDAKAEGFVPGGGSLHNMMSAHGPDRETFDRASAAELEPQKIDDGLAFMFETRWPVTLTPQAAGAEHLQQRYDDVWQGLERHFHPLP; from the coding sequence ATGAGCGATGGGGGCACCTCCCGCCCGAGCGTGTTCGAGCGTGGGGCAGCGCGGAAGGCCGCGGAAGGGCTGACCTACCTCTCCGGTTTCGGCAACGAGCACAGCTCGGAGGCGGTGCCCGGCGCCCTCCCCGAGGGCCGCAATTCACCCCAGCGCGCCCCGCTGGGCCTTTACGCGGAGCAGCTGAGCGGTACGGCGTTCACCGAGCCGAGGGCCCACAACCGCCGCTCGTGGCTGTACCGCATCCACCCGTCGGCCGCGCACCCGGCTTTCACGCGCACCGACAACGGCGCGATCCGTACGGCACCCTTCACGGACTCCGTGCCGGATCCGAACCGGCTGCGCTGGAACCCCCTGCCCGAGCCCGCGCCCGGCACCGACTTCCTCGCCGGCCTGTGGACCCTGGGCGGCAACGGCGACGCGACCCAGCGCGCCGGCATGGCCGTGCACCTGTATCACGCCAACTCCTCCATGGACCGCGTCTTCAGCGACGCCGACGGCGAGCTGCTGATCGTGCCGGAGCGCGGCGGACTGCTGCTGCACACGGAGTTCGGGCTGCTGCATGTGGAGCCCGCACATGTGGCGCTCGTTCCGCGTGGGGTGCGGTTCCGTGTGGAACTGCTCGATGACTCAGCCCGTGGCTATGTGTGTGAGAACTATGGGGCACCCTTCCAGCTCCCCGACCTCGGCCCGATCGGCGCCAACGGACTCGCCAACGCACGCGACTTCCAGGCGCCGGTCGCCGCGTACGAGGACGTCGAGGGGCCGGTGGAGGTGGTCAACAAGTTCTGCGGCAACCTCTGGACGGCGACCTACGACCACTCACCGCTCGACGTGGTCGCCTGGCACGGCAACCATGTGCCGTACGTCTATGACCTGCGCCGTTTCAATGTGATCGGCACCATCTCCTACGACCATCCCGATCCGTCCATCTTCACGGTGCTGACGTCCCCTTCCGACACCCCGGGCCTGGCCGGCGTCGACTTCGTGGTCTTCGCGCCGCGCTGGCTGGTGGGCGAGGACACCTTCCGGCCGCCGTACTTCCACCGGAACGTGATGAGCGAGTACATGGGCCTCGTCGAGGGCGCCTACGACGCGAAGGCGGAGGGGTTCGTGCCGGGCGGCGGCTCACTGCACAACATGATGTCGGCGCACGGCCCGGACCGGGAGACGTTCGACCGGGCGAGCGCGGCCGAGCTGGAGCCGCAGAAGATCGACGACGGACTTGCCTTCATGTTCGAGACCCGCTGGCCGGTGACGCTCACCCCGCAGGCGGCCGGGGCCGAGCACCTGCAACAGCGCTACGACGACGTCTGGCAGGGCCTGGAGCGCCACTTCCACCCCTTGCCCTAG
- a CDS encoding GntR family transcriptional regulator translates to MTSFAPDSIVLNRKLPLWYQVSQSLRASILGRRPQDPLRLPTEEQLAEHYGVSVLTMRQALKELEDEGLITRHRRRGTFIEPDVRRGAPVRLLGSVDAIVAQQSGMVTELLDHGQEPVPVEVAEFFPDIDEVATYHRLRSDDKTGEPTNHARNYVRPELAARIDLDDLVRWPMTKVLRDVVGADISRITDTVEARLADPETARLLQVPLLSPILHYTGVTYDVEGRALDAAVIHYRGDRFSFTVTLEA, encoded by the coding sequence GTGACCTCCTTCGCCCCGGACTCCATCGTCCTGAACCGCAAACTGCCGCTCTGGTACCAGGTGTCGCAGTCGCTGCGCGCCTCGATACTCGGCCGCCGGCCGCAGGACCCCCTGCGCCTGCCCACCGAGGAGCAGTTGGCGGAGCACTACGGCGTGAGCGTGCTGACCATGCGGCAGGCGCTGAAGGAACTGGAGGACGAGGGCCTGATCACGCGCCACCGCAGACGGGGCACGTTCATAGAGCCGGACGTCCGCCGGGGCGCGCCCGTGCGGCTGCTCGGCTCGGTGGACGCGATCGTGGCGCAGCAGTCCGGCATGGTGACGGAGCTGCTGGACCATGGCCAGGAACCCGTGCCCGTCGAAGTCGCCGAGTTCTTCCCGGACATCGACGAGGTGGCGACGTACCACCGCCTGCGCAGCGACGACAAGACGGGCGAGCCGACCAACCACGCCCGCAACTACGTCCGCCCCGAACTGGCCGCCCGCATCGACCTCGACGATCTCGTCCGCTGGCCGATGACCAAGGTGCTGCGGGACGTCGTCGGGGCGGACATCAGCCGCATCACGGACACGGTCGAGGCCCGCCTGGCCGACCCGGAGACGGCAAGGCTGCTCCAAGTCCCGCTGCTGAGCCCGATCCTGCACTACACGGGCGTGACGTACGACGTGGAGGGGCGCGCGCTGGACGCGGCGGTCATCCACTACCGGGGCGACCGTTTCTCCTTCACGGTGACCTTGGAAGCGTAA
- a CDS encoding type ISP restriction/modification enzyme: protein MPSVTHDDAPLLADLMPWSVAPPRLGRGWPTGPDAASLKARWDAFVKAEGPDREALLEPTRSRTLHSTVGQLPGRSAGTEKLIRATGPCPEPVRVLHAPFDEQWLIPDHRLIDAARPELWRVADEHQIFVLDALDAPLLATSLLPLLRPGRVHPLYRRPGAEEPNLAPGLLTHLTSRLGHSPAPVDVLAWILAAARPDRTVPLTEDPVLWARGVESGHRLLWLMRRHGDRPKLPGGRRPYVRAPLPCRPFTLHYDREEEALHLDEGRISPVPPEAWDFEVSGVRILEQWFTARIAEPEPGTLAAIRPTTWPQAWTSELLELITVLALLAELQPPELQPVGPELTSSITATDLHKAGVLPVPGAARRPASVLDGHEEGPEGQLALI, encoded by the coding sequence ATGCCCAGCGTGACGCACGACGACGCTCCGCTGCTGGCGGACCTCATGCCGTGGTCCGTCGCACCGCCGCGGCTCGGCCGGGGGTGGCCGACGGGCCCCGACGCCGCGTCCCTGAAAGCCCGCTGGGACGCCTTCGTGAAGGCCGAGGGCCCGGACCGGGAGGCCCTGCTGGAGCCGACGCGCTCCCGCACGCTGCACTCGACGGTCGGTCAGCTGCCCGGCCGCTCCGCCGGCACGGAGAAGCTGATCCGCGCCACGGGCCCCTGCCCGGAGCCGGTACGCGTCCTGCACGCCCCCTTCGACGAGCAGTGGCTGATCCCCGACCACCGCCTGATCGACGCGGCCCGCCCCGAGCTGTGGCGGGTGGCGGACGAGCACCAGATCTTCGTCCTGGACGCGCTCGACGCCCCGCTGCTGGCGACCTCACTGCTCCCCCTGCTCCGCCCGGGCCGCGTGCACCCCCTCTACCGCCGCCCGGGAGCCGAGGAACCCAACCTCGCCCCGGGCCTGCTGACGCACCTGACCTCCCGGCTGGGCCACTCCCCCGCACCGGTGGACGTCCTCGCCTGGATCCTGGCCGCCGCCCGCCCCGACCGCACCGTCCCGCTCACGGAGGACCCGGTCCTCTGGGCCCGCGGCGTGGAGTCGGGCCACCGCCTGCTCTGGCTGATGCGCCGCCACGGCGACCGTCCCAAGCTGCCGGGAGGCCGCCGCCCGTACGTCCGCGCTCCGCTCCCCTGCCGCCCGTTCACCCTGCACTACGACCGCGAGGAGGAGGCCCTCCACCTCGACGAGGGGCGCATCTCCCCCGTGCCGCCGGAGGCCTGGGACTTCGAGGTGAGTGGCGTGCGGATCCTGGAGCAGTGGTTCACGGCCCGCATCGCGGAGCCGGAACCGGGCACGCTGGCGGCGATCCGCCCGACGACCTGGCCGCAGGCGTGGACGTCGGAGCTGCTGGAGCTGATCACGGTCCTGGCCCTGCTGGCGGAACTCCAGCCACCCGAACTCCAGCCCGTCGGCCCCGAGTTGACGTCCTCCATCACGGCGACCGACCTTCACAAGGCCGGCGTCCTGCCCGTCCCGGGGGCGGCCCGCAGGCCGGCGTCGGTGCTGGACGGGCACGAGGAGGGACCCGAGGGGCAACTCGCGCTGATCTAA
- a CDS encoding TetR/AcrR family transcriptional regulator C-terminal domain-containing protein: MAGKAAEPQVIWARPERTGRGPRPAFTRADIAAAAVRIADARGLDAVSMRHVAAELGCGTMSLYNYVPRKEDLYELMIDAIGAEHDIREPSGDWRADMIRNAQETRGLMHRHTWVPRLMSGVYGFSPNTLRYLEHCLACLEPLDVPYSVKMELVALLNGVVTTYTANEIATAERTRAMPWSEEEENAVRIAYLGSQVATGKYPRLAAAFMEDSGPIDLEAVFRRALERVLDAFDPDRR, encoded by the coding sequence ATGGCGGGCAAGGCGGCCGAGCCGCAAGTGATCTGGGCGCGTCCCGAGCGGACCGGGCGTGGCCCCAGGCCCGCGTTCACGCGTGCGGACATCGCGGCCGCGGCGGTGCGGATCGCCGACGCCCGCGGGCTGGATGCCGTGTCCATGCGGCATGTCGCGGCCGAGCTGGGCTGCGGGACGATGTCGCTGTACAACTACGTCCCCCGCAAGGAGGACCTCTACGAGCTGATGATCGACGCGATCGGTGCCGAGCATGACATCCGGGAGCCGTCGGGCGACTGGCGTGCCGACATGATCCGCAACGCGCAGGAGACCCGCGGGCTCATGCACCGGCACACCTGGGTGCCGCGGCTGATGTCAGGGGTGTACGGCTTCAGCCCCAACACCCTGCGCTACCTGGAGCACTGCCTGGCCTGCCTCGAACCGCTCGACGTGCCGTACAGCGTGAAGATGGAGCTGGTCGCCCTGCTCAACGGTGTCGTGACGACGTACACCGCGAACGAGATCGCCACCGCCGAGCGCACCCGTGCCATGCCCTGGTCCGAGGAGGAGGAGAACGCGGTCCGCATCGCCTACCTCGGCAGCCAGGTCGCCACCGGCAAGTATCCGCGCCTCGCCGCGGCCTTCATGGAGGACAGCGGGCCGATCGATCTGGAGGCGGTGTTCAGAAGGGCGCTCGAACGGGTCCTCGACGCCTTCGACCCCGACCGGCGTTAG
- a CDS encoding ATP-binding cassette domain-containing protein, with product MTSTYAVLSEGLEKRFGEVHALRGLDLAVAQGTVCGLLGPNGAGKTTAVRLLTTLLRPDAGSARVAGHDLLRDPASVRGSVGVTGQYASVDGDLTGRQNLQLFARLHRVRGPAERAGELLDRFGLAEAADRPASTYSGGMRRRLDLAASLVRRPEVLFLDEPTTGLDPVSRNRIWDSVRELTAEGTTVLLTTQYLEEADQLADDIALVDGGRVAHTGSPAQFKSIIGAHVEVVVPDPDVMVKAAGVLDQLTGAEPSFDHERRAVVAVTRDATLTLPRLVRELDAAGVPLLDASLKPPTLDDVFLRLTQEAQETRETREEERAA from the coding sequence ATGACTTCTACGTACGCTGTACTTAGTGAAGGCCTGGAGAAGCGATTCGGTGAGGTCCACGCCCTGCGCGGACTCGATCTGGCCGTCGCGCAGGGCACCGTCTGCGGCCTCCTCGGCCCCAACGGCGCGGGCAAGACGACGGCCGTACGGCTGCTGACCACGCTGCTGCGCCCGGACGCCGGGTCGGCCCGGGTCGCCGGGCACGACCTGCTCCGCGACCCGGCCTCCGTCCGCGGCAGCGTCGGCGTCACCGGCCAGTACGCCTCGGTCGACGGCGACCTCACGGGCCGCCAGAACCTCCAGCTGTTCGCCCGGCTGCACCGGGTGCGCGGGCCGGCCGAGCGGGCCGGCGAGCTCCTCGACCGCTTCGGACTGGCCGAGGCGGCCGACCGGCCGGCGTCCACCTACTCGGGCGGGATGCGGCGCCGCCTCGACCTCGCGGCGAGCCTCGTCCGCCGCCCCGAGGTGCTGTTCCTCGACGAGCCCACGACCGGCCTCGACCCCGTCAGCCGCAACCGGATCTGGGACTCCGTACGGGAGCTGACGGCAGAGGGCACGACGGTGCTGCTGACCACGCAGTATCTGGAGGAGGCCGACCAACTCGCCGACGACATCGCCCTGGTGGACGGAGGCCGGGTCGCGCACACGGGCTCACCCGCCCAGTTCAAGTCGATCATCGGTGCGCATGTCGAGGTCGTCGTCCCCGACCCCGACGTGATGGTGAAGGCGGCGGGCGTACTGGACCAACTCACCGGCGCCGAGCCGTCGTTCGACCACGAGCGGCGCGCCGTCGTCGCGGTCACCCGGGACGCCACGCTCACGCTCCCCCGGCTGGTGCGCGAACTCGACGCGGCGGGCGTGCCGTTGCTGGACGCGAGCCTGAAACCACCGACGCTCGACGACGTGTTCCTACGACTCACCCAGGAAGCCCAGGAGACCCGGGAGACCCGGGAAGAGGAGCGTGCGGCATGA
- a CDS encoding ABC transporter permease, translated as MSTLVYDGGAMLGRQLLRIRNNPGLLILTQTMPITMLLFFGYVFGSALAMPGAEYRSFLVPGLLVATAANGLMTGMFQAAQDTHRGVMDRFRTLPVSRAAVPLGQAAADLIVTAAGTVPFLLVGLAVGWRIEGSALEAVGAVALLLLFRFATAWAGIFLGLLTRNEEAAGQLGGATFILPLLSNAYIPTEGLPGWLRTLAEWNPISAVTMALRDLFGNAPVPDGAAWPVAHPVAGSLAWCAVLLAVFAPLAVRRYARGE; from the coding sequence ATGAGCACCCTGGTGTACGACGGCGGCGCCATGCTGGGCCGTCAGCTGCTGCGGATCCGGAACAACCCGGGGCTGCTGATCCTGACCCAGACCATGCCGATCACCATGCTGCTGTTCTTCGGCTATGTCTTCGGCAGCGCCCTCGCGATGCCCGGCGCGGAGTACCGGTCGTTCCTGGTGCCCGGTCTGCTGGTGGCGACCGCGGCCAACGGGCTGATGACCGGCATGTTCCAGGCCGCCCAGGACACGCACCGGGGCGTGATGGACCGCTTCCGGACACTGCCAGTGAGCCGGGCCGCCGTGCCGCTGGGGCAGGCGGCAGCGGATCTCATCGTCACCGCCGCCGGGACCGTGCCCTTCCTGCTCGTCGGGCTCGCGGTGGGCTGGCGGATCGAGGGGTCGGCGCTCGAAGCCGTGGGCGCGGTGGCGCTGTTGCTGCTGTTCCGGTTCGCGACGGCGTGGGCCGGGATATTCCTGGGGCTGCTGACCCGGAACGAGGAGGCCGCCGGTCAGCTGGGCGGGGCGACCTTCATCCTGCCGCTGCTGTCCAACGCGTACATTCCGACCGAGGGCCTGCCGGGCTGGCTGCGCACGCTCGCCGAGTGGAATCCGATCAGCGCGGTCACCATGGCCCTGCGGGACCTCTTCGGCAACGCGCCGGTGCCGGACGGTGCCGCGTGGCCGGTCGCCCATCCCGTCGCCGGGTCGCTGGCGTGGTGCGCGGTCCTGCTCGCGGTGTTCGCGCCGCTGGCCGTACGCCGGTACGCGCGCGGCGAGTGA
- a CDS encoding anti-sigma factor domain-containing protein yields the protein MSIADRLLGRGDLHSLAAPYALDALEPAERHRFEKHLKSCDSCAAEVRALSEDAVRLAWSAAAPPPSAMRDRVLAAVRTTPQEAPGRETARARAPQLPPHVWGTQPPPRSRASRPRLLLVPFATATAAAALVVASLFAVQANRTQEQLDAQRAQASEIANVLAAPDARATAGEDAEGRTIGVVASASKGRAIVTLRGYGGLPSGRVHQLWLMRPDVQPRSLGLFDGDTPLIASGLDKSAASLAVTVEPDGGSPQPTSQPVVQLALKSVGFGE from the coding sequence ATGAGCATCGCCGACCGCCTCCTCGGCCGCGGGGACCTGCACTCCCTCGCCGCCCCCTACGCCCTCGACGCCCTGGAACCCGCCGAGCGCCACCGCTTCGAGAAGCACCTGAAGAGCTGCGACAGCTGCGCCGCCGAGGTGCGTGCCCTGTCCGAGGACGCCGTCCGGCTCGCCTGGTCGGCGGCCGCCCCGCCGCCGTCCGCGATGCGCGACCGGGTCCTGGCCGCCGTACGCACGACTCCGCAGGAGGCGCCCGGGCGGGAGACGGCACGCGCGCGTGCGCCCCAGCTGCCGCCGCATGTGTGGGGCACCCAGCCGCCGCCGCGCTCGCGTGCGTCCAGGCCGCGCCTCTTGCTCGTGCCGTTCGCCACCGCCACGGCCGCCGCGGCCCTCGTCGTCGCCTCCCTCTTCGCCGTCCAGGCGAACAGGACGCAGGAGCAGCTGGACGCCCAGCGGGCTCAGGCAAGTGAGATCGCTAACGTTCTCGCGGCACCCGACGCCCGGGCGACGGCCGGCGAGGACGCGGAGGGCCGGACGATCGGAGTGGTCGCCTCCGCATCGAAGGGGCGCGCGATCGTCACTCTGCGCGGATACGGCGGGTTGCCGAGCGGCCGGGTGCACCAGCTCTGGCTGATGCGCCCCGATGTGCAACCACGCTCCCTGGGCCTCTTCGACGGCGACACGCCCTTGATCGCGTCCGGTCTCGACAAGTCGGCGGCGTCACTGGCTGTTACCGTCGAGCCCGACGGGGGGTCACCGCAACCGACCAGCCAGCCCGTTGTCCAACTCGCCCTGAAATCGGTTGGATTCGGAGAGTAA
- a CDS encoding sigma-70 family RNA polymerase sigma factor: MEADELLVLVAGGDQKAFEELYGLVSGPVYGLVRRVLRDPAQSEEVAQEVLLELWRSAARFDPRRGSALSWVLTLAHRRAVDRVRSARAAGEREQREALRANHPAFDQVAEEVEAGLEREWVRICLDRLTALQRQSVTLAYYDGYTYREVAERLSLPLGTVKTRMRDGLTQLRKCLGGAA; the protein is encoded by the coding sequence TTGGAGGCGGACGAGCTGCTGGTGCTCGTGGCGGGCGGTGACCAGAAGGCGTTCGAGGAGCTGTACGGGCTGGTCTCCGGGCCGGTGTACGGGCTCGTGCGGCGTGTGCTGCGCGACCCCGCCCAGTCCGAGGAGGTGGCCCAGGAAGTGCTGCTGGAACTGTGGCGGTCCGCGGCGAGGTTCGACCCGCGACGGGGAAGCGCCCTGTCGTGGGTCCTCACCCTCGCCCACCGCCGTGCCGTCGACCGGGTGCGCAGTGCCCGCGCCGCCGGCGAGCGCGAGCAGCGCGAGGCGCTCCGCGCGAACCACCCGGCCTTCGACCAGGTCGCCGAGGAGGTCGAGGCCGGTCTCGAACGCGAGTGGGTGCGCATCTGCCTCGACCGCCTCACCGCCCTGCAACGTCAGTCCGTCACTCTCGCCTACTACGACGGCTACACCTACCGTGAAGTGGCCGAGCGGCTGTCCCTGCCGCTGGGCACGGTCAAGACCCGGATGCGCGACGGACTCACCCAGCTGCGCAAGTGCCTGGGAGGTGCCGCATGA